In Piliocolobus tephrosceles isolate RC106 chromosome 4, ASM277652v3, whole genome shotgun sequence, the following are encoded in one genomic region:
- the THG1L gene encoding probable tRNA(His) guanylyltransferase isoform X3, translating into MDRVMSTALCSSGKLIGLKEEPGFDGRVVVYPSNQTLKDYLSWRQADCHINNLYNTVFWALIQQSGLTPVQAQGRLQGTLAADKNEILFSEFNINYNNEPLMYRKGTVLIWQKVNEVMTKEIKLPTEMEGKKMAVTRTRTKPVPLHCDIIGDAFWKEHPDILDEDS; encoded by the exons ATGGACAGAGTGATGAGTACAGCTTTGTGTTCAAGCGGAAAACTAATTGGTTTAAAAGAAGAG CCTGGCTTTGATGGAAGAGTCGTGGTGTATCCCAGCAACCAGACCTTAAAGGACTACCTCAGCTGGCGACAAGCAGATT GTCACATCAATAATCTTTATAATACAGTTTTCTGGGCACTGATACAACAATCTGGACTAACACCAGTACAAGCCCAAGGAAGATTACAG gGAACTCTTGCAGCAGACAAGAAtgagattttgttttctgaattcaaCATCAACTATAATAATGAGCCGCTGATGTATAGGAAAGGGACTGTGTTGATATGGCAGAAG GTGAATGAAGTGATGACAAAAGAAATTAAGCTGCCAacagaaatggaaggaaaaaagatgGCAGTGACCCGGACCAGGACGAAGCCAGTGCCCTTGCACTGCGATATCATTGGGGATGCTTTCTGGAAGGAACATCCAGATATTCTAGATGAAGACAGCTGA
- the THG1L gene encoding probable tRNA(His) guanylyltransferase isoform X1 has product MWAACKVKVHDYLATTSITLRRCLRLGATMAKSKFEYVRDFEADDTCLAHCWVVVRLDGRNFHRFAEKHNFAKPNDSRALHLMTKCAQTVMEELEDIVIAYGQSDEYSFVFKRKTNWFKRRASKFMTHVASQFASSYVFYWRDYFEDQPLLYPPGFDGRVVVYPSNQTLKDYLSWRQADCHINNLYNTVFWALIQQSGLTPVQAQGRLQGTLAADKNEILFSEFNINYNNEPLMYRKGTVLIWQKVNEVMTKEIKLPTEMEGKKMAVTRTRTKPVPLHCDIIGDAFWKEHPDILDEDS; this is encoded by the exons ATGTGGGCCGCCTGTAAAGTTAAGGTTCACGATTACTTGGCCACCACTTCCATCACTCTGAGACGGTGCCTGAGACTGGGAGCGACCATGGCAAAAAGCAAGTTCGAGTACGTGAGGGACTTCGAGGCTGACGACACCTGCCTGGCCCACTGCTGGGTGGTAGTGCGGCTGGACGGCAGAAATTTCCATCG GTTTGCTGAGAAGCACAACTTTGCAAAACCTAATGACAGCCGTGCTCTCCACCTGATGACCAAATGTGCCCAGACTGTGATGGAAGAACTAGAGGATATTGTGATTGCATATGGACAGAGTGATGAGTACAGCTTTGTGTTCAAGCGGAAAACTAATTGGTTTAAAAGAAGAGCCAG TAAGTTCATGACTCATGTGGCCTCCCAGTTCGCTTCCAGCTATGTGTTTTATTGGCGGGATTACTTTGAGGACCAGCCCCTTCTGTATCCCCCTGGCTTTGATGGAAGAGTCGTGGTGTATCCCAGCAACCAGACCTTAAAGGACTACCTCAGCTGGCGACAAGCAGATT GTCACATCAATAATCTTTATAATACAGTTTTCTGGGCACTGATACAACAATCTGGACTAACACCAGTACAAGCCCAAGGAAGATTACAG gGAACTCTTGCAGCAGACAAGAAtgagattttgttttctgaattcaaCATCAACTATAATAATGAGCCGCTGATGTATAGGAAAGGGACTGTGTTGATATGGCAGAAG GTGAATGAAGTGATGACAAAAGAAATTAAGCTGCCAacagaaatggaaggaaaaaagatgGCAGTGACCCGGACCAGGACGAAGCCAGTGCCCTTGCACTGCGATATCATTGGGGATGCTTTCTGGAAGGAACATCCAGATATTCTAGATGAAGACAGCTGA
- the THG1L gene encoding probable tRNA(His) guanylyltransferase isoform X2 — protein sequence MWAACKVKVHDYLATTSITLRRCLRLGATMAKSKFEYVRDFEADDTCLAHCWVVVRLDGRNFHRFAEKHNFAKPNDSRALHLMTKCAQTVMEELEDIVIAYGQSDEYSFVFKRKTNWFKRRASKFMTHVASQFASSYVFYWRDYFEDQPLLYPPGFDGRVVVYPSNQTLKDYLSWRQADCHINNLYNTVFWALIQQSGLTPVQAQGRLQVNEVMTKEIKLPTEMEGKKMAVTRTRTKPVPLHCDIIGDAFWKEHPDILDEDS from the exons ATGTGGGCCGCCTGTAAAGTTAAGGTTCACGATTACTTGGCCACCACTTCCATCACTCTGAGACGGTGCCTGAGACTGGGAGCGACCATGGCAAAAAGCAAGTTCGAGTACGTGAGGGACTTCGAGGCTGACGACACCTGCCTGGCCCACTGCTGGGTGGTAGTGCGGCTGGACGGCAGAAATTTCCATCG GTTTGCTGAGAAGCACAACTTTGCAAAACCTAATGACAGCCGTGCTCTCCACCTGATGACCAAATGTGCCCAGACTGTGATGGAAGAACTAGAGGATATTGTGATTGCATATGGACAGAGTGATGAGTACAGCTTTGTGTTCAAGCGGAAAACTAATTGGTTTAAAAGAAGAGCCAG TAAGTTCATGACTCATGTGGCCTCCCAGTTCGCTTCCAGCTATGTGTTTTATTGGCGGGATTACTTTGAGGACCAGCCCCTTCTGTATCCCCCTGGCTTTGATGGAAGAGTCGTGGTGTATCCCAGCAACCAGACCTTAAAGGACTACCTCAGCTGGCGACAAGCAGATT GTCACATCAATAATCTTTATAATACAGTTTTCTGGGCACTGATACAACAATCTGGACTAACACCAGTACAAGCCCAAGGAAGATTACAG GTGAATGAAGTGATGACAAAAGAAATTAAGCTGCCAacagaaatggaaggaaaaaagatgGCAGTGACCCGGACCAGGACGAAGCCAGTGCCCTTGCACTGCGATATCATTGGGGATGCTTTCTGGAAGGAACATCCAGATATTCTAGATGAAGACAGCTGA